The stretch of DNA GCCGTCGCGTATCCCCATCTGCCGCAGAGATTCCATGGCAAGCCAAGTCCCCATCGAATGGGCCATGATGGTGATGTCCTTGACGTTGGGATCAGCTGCCAGCGTGCGCAGTGCCTGCTCCAGCGCCGTACGCGAATAGTTCGTACTTTCCTTGTCGTATTCGTAGGCGGTGATCTCCGCTCGCGACGGCCAGGTGAACAAGACCGGCGTCGCCTGCATCTTGCTATCGTGGACGATCTGCGCCAGCCGGAAAACCGAATCCTCATAGGTGTTGTTGAAGCCGTGAACGAAGACGAGCGCATGTCCGCCGTTCACATGCTGCCGGAACCAGACGCGGCCTTGTGCCACCGTGTCGATCTGCTGAACACTGGTCACGGCAAAGTCGGTGGCAGGATTCGGAGGAAGGCGCTTTGGCCACTGCACGGTGCCGACTTCGCGCTTTGCCGGGATAGAAATCGAGATCTGGGTCAGATGCGGTTTGGGACTGCGCTCGCCGTTGAAGAGCGTGGCGGGGCTTCCCGAAGGCTCGCGCGTGGTCGCGACCAGCATGTCGACCCTAGCTGTCGGGGGCATCGACGATGACGTTGAAACCGGTGTCATCACGCCGCCCGGATGCCCGCAACTCGTCAGAAGAAGAAAAAGAGCCACACCACATTTTGCCATGCACGCATCCACGCATCCTGCGATCGCTCAGGAGGAAGCTTTCCGAGCCCAAACACTAGCAGGCTGACCATGCCGACACCTGTAGCATCACGTAATATCTGTAGGTTTTCCGATGATCAGCCATGGTCTCAGCTTTCCGAATTGCCGGATCCCGACCGCAGATGCTTGCGCCTCTACCGAAGGGGACGGCGACCAATGAGAACTGCGCAATTGCCGGTCGCGATCGCTGGGATGGCCTTATCAGCGGGAACGAAATCCAGACGCCATGGTTAAGCCCTGGAGCGGCGCCTCGTCCCGGGAGCCGCGCGAGGAGATGTAGCCGAGGAGCATGTTGTGAATGTCCTGATGTTCAACAGAGTGAGAAACAGTCACGACGGTCCCGATGCCCCTTTCGTGACCACGGACGGTGATAATCGGAAGCTCTACAGGTTCGCTCTGCAATACGATATGGACGGCAAAAGCTGGGCGACTGAAATATGGGCCTATTCCTCTCAAGATGCCGAAGAGCGCGTGGCCGCGATGCGCCGATCGATGACGATGTGCGGCCAACTTTACGGCGAGGTGGAAGTTTAAAGCCCCGAGGTGCTTCGGCATCTCCGATCATGAGCAACGAAGATATTCGTCTGTCTCCAGCCCTTCGGCCGGCTGAAAGCGTCAATCTCGTGGAAAATCGGTCGATCGATCACAACGATGCGGTTTGTCCGGTATCGTACAGCAACGAAGAGCGCGCACACCGCTTTCCTTCTTATTACGGGAGGAAAAAATGAAGCGCTCGTTCCCAACAAGCTCAGCGTCGCATTGCAAAACAACGTCCGCCATTGAGTCGGAGATCGTCCAGTTGACGCCGGCGTTACGTGCATTTGCCCGGAGGTTCCTGCGCAGCGAGGACGACATCGATGATCTCGTGCAGGAAACGCTGCTGAAGGCATTGAACTCGCGACACCTCTATAAGCCCGACACCTCTCTCAAATCCTGGCTGTTCACAATCCTGCGAAACACATTTTGCACCAACTACCGCCGACAGAAACGCGAGCCGACCGCAATGGACGCGGCCATGGAACAAGTCGCGATTGCGCCCAGCCAGGAATGGGCGCTGCGGGAGCGGGAGCTGCAACGAGCACTCGTGCAACTTCCAGACGACAGGCGCCGGGCACTGATATTGGTGGCGACCGGAACGAGTTACGAGGACGCTGCAAGGCTGTGCGGTTGCCGGATCGGCACGTTGAAAAGCCGTGTAAGCCGGGCACGCGGGTCCTTGCTCTCGATGCTCGGAAACAACCTCATCGACTGATCGTCTTTGCGCCGGCAACAATTCCGCCGACAACATCGTCGGCTGGATCGTCGCGCCCCAGATCTATTCTCCCAAGACAGCGATGCCGGCCACCGGAATATCCGAGAAGGAAGCGCGTGACCTCGCGGCCTATCTCGATGCCGCGAGCAGTGATTGGCCGTTTCCTAAGCTCGTTAATAAGCGCATGATCATCGCTGGGAGAGAAGGACATTGAGATGGACAGAGGTATGGTGGAGAAACATCTGCAGCAGGCACGAGAGCATGTGGCGCTAGGAGGACAGCACATCGCTCGGCAGCGCGAGATCGTGGCTGAGATGACCGACCGCGGCTCCGACGCGAAAGAAGCGCAACGACTCCTGGCGATTTTTGAAGAGTCGCAGGTCATGCATGTTGCTCACCTTGATAGGCTTAAGGCCGAGTTGCTTGCCCTGCGATGAAAAGCATGGGCCCCGGTATAAGCTGGGTCGAACCGTTGCGGTAATTGTCGACGGATCAGCAGAGGATTTCGGTCCATAGCGGACCACGCGGCTACGCCTGTCGTGAGGTATCGATAGCAATTTGCAACGCTTCCAACAGCCGCGTCATATCGATGGGTTTGGCACAGCAGCCAATTAATTTGAACCGCGCCGGCAAAACAGAGGCGTCGTAGCCGGTCGTGAACACGAAGGGAACATGGAGTTCCAGAAGCCTGTCGGCAACCGGGTATACCGGCTCACCATGCAGGTTGACGTCCAAGACCGCTGCGTCAAGAACATCCGATACGGCCAGCAGCTCAATCGCATGTTCCAGAGATTGCGCCGGGCCAATGACGATGGCCCCTGCGTCAGCCAGCTCCAGGGATAGGTCTTCCGCCAGCATGAATTCGTCCTCGACCACAAGCACGCGGTATCCGACGAGCATCCGTTCAGCCATGACCATCATCCTCGACCAGGTTGCTGAGGGAAACAGGGATTGCGATCGTGCAATGGACTCCATCCTTACCAAGAACATAGGACGTCTTCGCATCGAGCTGGTAGGGCAGCGCGCGTTCGATCAGTTCACGACCTTGGCCGCCCCCTTGCGGTCCGGAATCGGCGGGCGACATCTTCACCCGGCTCTCCCGCCAATCGACATGCAGCCATGGCTTGCCGCTTTCGCCTTGTTGCTCGACACGCCAAACGATCGCCAGATGCGCCTGCGGTTGGCTAAGCGCTCCGTATTTGGCGGCATTGGTGCCAAGCTCGTGCATCGCCAATGCCATCGTCTGGACAGTCGTCGAGCGAAGCCTGACACCTTCCGGACCTTGCAAGGTAACCCGGCTCGTCTCGCCTTCCGGCACACCGTGGGCTGCCAGTTCGGAGCGGATGAGCTGATCGAAGGTGATACGATCCCCCTCCTGTAGCCGCGACAAGAAGCCCTGCACCCGCGCCAGCACATCCAGCCGGTCGCGGAACTTCTTGTGGAAATCCGCCAGATCGGTGCTGGTACGCATGGTCTTGTCGACTATCGACCGGACGACGGCCATGAGGTTGCGCGTGCGGTGCTGAAGCTCGGCGACGAGGACTTTCATACGGTCGGCAGAGGCCTTTTCATCGGTGATATCGCGGCCGATACCACCGATCTGCGTGAAATTTCCTTCCTCTCCGAAAAGCGGGAACTCGGCGTTACGCAACCATCGGATTTCGTGGTCAGAGGCGCGCCTGATGCGGTACTCGTATTCCGCACGCTCGCCGTTTCGCACGCGACGAATCTCGGAGAGCGCCTGTTCCCGGTCTTCAGGGATGATCAACTCCGCCCAGCTGCGGAAATTGTTGTCCGTCACGGCCTGCTGGCGCTCGACACCATAGATGGTCTCGAAAGCCGGCGCGAGGTAGTTCCATTGCAGCGTCTCCGCGTCGCGGATCCACAACACGTCGGAAGAGGCTTCGCCAAACAGGCGGAACTGCTCCTCCTCCTGCCACAAAGCTGCCTGTGCTTGTTTCCGTGCCGAGATGTCGATGCAGAACTCAGCGATCGTGCCGTCGCCAAGATCGCGCCCGGCAAACAACATCCAGCGACGCGCACCATCGGCTAAGAAATACTCCTTTTCATATGGCCCCATGCGGCCAGTCTCTTTCAAAGCTGCCATCTGGGCTTCGGTCTCGGCAATGTGCTCCTCCGGGGTCAGCCGGCGCCAGTGCAGCTCTGCGCGCTCCATTTGTGACCGACTGTACCCGGACATCTTCAAGAACACTTCATTCGCGTCGAAGATGACACCGTCCTCATTTAGAAAAACCACGCCGACCGCATCTGTCTCCAGAACGCGCTGCAGGCGTTCCTCGCTGCGTCGAAGCGCCATCTCCGCCTCGTAGGTCCCCGTCAGATCTGTGAAGGTGACGACAGCTCCGCTGATATAATTATCGACGCTGCGATACGGCAGCGCGCGCGCGGCGTAATGCCGGTTGTCCGTGGGGTCGCTGACCTTCCGGTCCACGGGCATCAGCGTTCTGAGGACAAGTCGAACATCGTCCAGCAGTTCCGGATAAGCCACGCGCGATACGACATGATCCAGCGGTCGCCCGACATCCGTGTCAAGCAGATGGAATATTTCGGTTGCCGCCGGCGTGAAGCTTCTGACGCGCAGATCGTTGTCGAGGAAAACAGTAGCGATCTGGGTCGCCTCGAGCAGGTTCTTCAAGTCCGAATTCGCGCGGTCAAGTTCGGTGACACGATGGGCCAGTTCGCCGTTGACGGTCTGCAGTTCCTCGTTGACAGATTGCAGTTCTTCCTTCGAGGTTTCCATCTCCTCGTTGGCAGACTGCAGCTCTTCGTTGATCGACTGATATTCTTCGTTGGACGATTTGAGCTCTTCGTTTGTGGATTCGAGTTCCTCGATGGTCGCCTGAAGCCGGTCGCGCGTAAGGCGCAAATCAGTCTCGAGACGCTGGACGTGCTCTTCGCTCGTCAGCCGTCCTCCGTCGGGCGCCGTCCCCTCAGCCACCTGCCCTGCGTCTTGAAACAGCACCATCAGCGA from Rhizobium sp. NZLR1 encodes:
- a CDS encoding response regulator; this translates as MAERMLVGYRVLVVEDEFMLAEDLSLELADAGAIVIGPAQSLEHAIELLAVSDVLDAAVLDVNLHGEPVYPVADRLLELHVPFVFTTGYDASVLPARFKLIGCCAKPIDMTRLLEALQIAIDTSRQA
- a CDS encoding CheR family methyltransferase, with product MAYDEQEDMVQQASAPERVQHEQPLVIVGIAVSAQSLRSLEQIFSEIGVGLGASYLVAVYQQEGLSAATVLETLGRQERLAVTVAADGERILHDHIYIGGSDDMMTLEDGHIRVRPASEPVGHRGTVDTMLISLAEHAHERAIAVILSGLDNDGTAGVAATKKFGGLSIVEISDGESGSLEEGRGAVAIADLRLPAQSIATQIALYASNVIEEEEAGLDEEASGAIEAQITQIATVLRNVTSHDFHGYKRGTFTRRVQRRMQVLQIVSIDTYIERLRASREEVQNLFQDLLIGVTQFFRDPSEFDALEREIPRLFEGKEPTDQVRVWVLGCATGEEAYSIAMLLREHVATMDYPPEVQIFATDLDARALGIARAGRYSAAITSQVQPERLVRWFVREGDTYCVVKELREMCIFSPHNIVKDAPFSRIDILSCRNLLIYLDNELQNRVMPIFHFALRPSGILFLGSSENVTRHAKLFAPVDRKNRLFRRLETATRIIPDFPLSPRPRSPDHPFSAPAPMLQTGRLSVTISRQAEVVAERFAPAYVVVDSHYDVLHFSGRTGRYLEPASGMATLNLLSLAHRDLRLDMRSALQRATTEAVKVEVPRVLLRQDDRTYAVNIIVEPLGSGDVTSLMVLFQDAGQVAEGTAPDGGRLTSEEHVQRLETDLRLTRDRLQATIEELESTNEELKSSNEEYQSINEELQSANEEMETSKEELQSVNEELQTVNGELAHRVTELDRANSDLKNLLEATQIATVFLDNDLRVRSFTPAATEIFHLLDTDVGRPLDHVVSRVAYPELLDDVRLVLRTLMPVDRKVSDPTDNRHYAARALPYRSVDNYISGAVVTFTDLTGTYEAEMALRRSEERLQRVLETDAVGVVFLNEDGVIFDANEVFLKMSGYSRSQMERAELHWRRLTPEEHIAETEAQMAALKETGRMGPYEKEYFLADGARRWMLFAGRDLGDGTIAEFCIDISARKQAQAALWQEEEQFRLFGEASSDVLWIRDAETLQWNYLAPAFETIYGVERQQAVTDNNFRSWAELIIPEDREQALSEIRRVRNGERAEYEYRIRRASDHEIRWLRNAEFPLFGEEGNFTQIGGIGRDITDEKASADRMKVLVAELQHRTRNLMAVVRSIVDKTMRTSTDLADFHKKFRDRLDVLARVQGFLSRLQEGDRITFDQLIRSELAAHGVPEGETSRVTLQGPEGVRLRSTTVQTMALAMHELGTNAAKYGALSQPQAHLAIVWRVEQQGESGKPWLHVDWRESRVKMSPADSGPQGGGQGRELIERALPYQLDAKTSYVLGKDGVHCTIAIPVSLSNLVEDDGHG
- a CDS encoding sigma-70 family RNA polymerase sigma factor, with product MKRSFPTSSASHCKTTSAIESEIVQLTPALRAFARRFLRSEDDIDDLVQETLLKALNSRHLYKPDTSLKSWLFTILRNTFCTNYRRQKREPTAMDAAMEQVAIAPSQEWALRERELQRALVQLPDDRRRALILVATGTSYEDAARLCGCRIGTLKSRVSRARGSLLSMLGNNLID
- a CDS encoding alpha/beta hydrolase gives rise to the protein MAKCGVALFLLLTSCGHPGGVMTPVSTSSSMPPTARVDMLVATTREPSGSPATLFNGERSPKPHLTQISISIPAKREVGTVQWPKRLPPNPATDFAVTSVQQIDTVAQGRVWFRQHVNGGHALVFVHGFNNTYEDSVFRLAQIVHDSKMQATPVLFTWPSRAEITAYEYDKESTNYSRTALEQALRTLAADPNVKDITIMAHSMGTWLAMESLRQMGIRDGHVNSKIHNVILASPDIDIQVFAKQYVEMGEPRPKFTIFVSQDDKALAISSFITGRVSRLGAINPAEEPYRSKLEKAGITAIDLTKVKSNDSLNHGKFAESPEIVQLIGQRLMTGQTLTDSKVTLGQGITAVVGGTVTNIGTVAATAVAAPIEIIEQPVIQKRPPRSAKETLDGDLKQQTLTQ